From the Serinus canaria isolate serCan28SL12 chromosome 21, serCan2020, whole genome shotgun sequence genome, one window contains:
- the LOC103820812 gene encoding transcription factor HES-5-like produces MAPSAVFLEPDNLLTPKEKNKLRKPVVEKMRRDRINSSIEQLKLLLEKEFQRHQPNSKLEKADILEMTVSYLKQQSQLQMKTAGSFHKSSQFDFREGYSRCLQEAFYFLSLHKVRTETQTKLLSHFQKSQAAAPEVPFSPGNASALKQVSPKDSSPLWRPW; encoded by the exons ATGGCTCCCAGCGCCGTTTTCTTGGAGCCCGACAACCTGCTGACACCAAAGGAGAAGAACAAA CTGAGGAAGCCGGTGGTGGAGAAAATGCGCCGGGACCGGATCAACAGCAGCATCGAGCAGCTGAAACTGCTCCTGGAGAAGGAGTTCCAGAGGCACCAGCCCAACTCCAAGCTGGAGAAAGCCGACATCCTGGAGATGACTGTCAGCTACctgaagcagcagagccagctgcagaTGAAGA ctgcaggatcCTTCCATAAAAGCTCCCAGTTTGACTTCAGAGAGGGCTACTCCAGGTGTTTGCAAGAAGCTTTCTACTTCCTCTCTCTCCACAAAGTCCGCACTGAAACACAGACCAAACTTTTAAGCCACTTCCAGAagagccaggcagctgctccagaggtTCCCTTCTCCCCTGGGAACGCCAGTGCCCTGAAACAAGTGTCTCCAAAGGACAGCAGCCCTCTCTGGAGGCCCTGGTAG
- the LOC103820811 gene encoding transcription factor HES-5, producing MAPSNALMIHMEEKLLPKEKNKLRKPVVEKMRRDRINSSIEQLKLLLEKEFQRHQPNSKLEKADILEVAVSYLKQQSQLQDQKTFIHKSPEQDFNSGYLRCLKEAMHFLSYHEPKKETQVQLIKHFCKAQLAADASYSPALRASPLSPCLLPRKQPAQKSLAAAPTIWRPW from the exons ATGGCTCCCAGCAATGCTCTGATGATCCACatggaggagaagctgctgccaaaggaaaagaataaa CTGAGGAAGCCGGTGGTGGAGAAAATGCGCCGGGACCGCATCAACAGCAGCATCGAGCAGCTGAAACTGCTCCTGGAGAAGGAGTTCCAGAGGCACCAGCCCAACTCCAAGCTGGAGAAAGCCGACATCCTGGAAGTGGCTGTCAGCTACctgaagcagcagagccagctgcaggaCCAAAAAA cGTTCATCCAcaagagcccagagcaggactTTAACAGCGGCTACCTGCGTTGCCTCAAGGAAGCCATGCACTTTCTGTCCTACCACGAGCCCAAGAAGGAGACCCAGGTCCAGCTGATCAAGCACTTCTGCAAGGCTCAGCTGGCTGCAGATGCCTCCTACTCTCCAGCTCTGCGTGCCTCCCCCCTGTCTCCCTGTCTGCTCCCCAGAAAACAGCCTGCCCAGaagagcctggctgctgctccgACCATCTGGAGACCCTGGTAG
- the LOC108962842 gene encoding uncharacterized protein LOC108962842, producing MAAVLRGEGELAPVRSSDLLRKGETFFPTRERSGGDLDSKSWAPLENGKRPENRGIGKCRCLPRLRHRFGAGGRGRVPKCHLSPPGVAAQLPRGTGVAEEPVRIIPLRAPGRDCKSRRGGNVTRGDAFPKGKAIPPGFRHSAARSRAGPSEIPSPDSCSCCKSHPGLPSCNTGGKVREGEQPGSPSPAPSPAEVRPFPALRGRVTKVWVRSESQFPTVASQSERARDNGKASITAWQIACELPGDNTPLPKEQVGRGVWDTIGFGIAALGRERGKALPVIIIRLLPDVGNLDISMCCLFPGCLEMKHRRLIPGRDNALRPKERLKRERCRIRGTKPFH from the exons ATGGCTGCAGTCCTTCGGGGAGAAGGGGAGCTCGCACCCGTGCGGAGCAGTGACCTGCTCAGAAAAGGGGAAACATTCTTCCCTACTCGTGAGAGGAGCGGGGGCGACTTGGACAGCAAGTCATGGGCTCCTCTGGAAAACGGGAAACGTCCAGAAAATCGCGGAATCGGGAAATGCCGGTGCCTCCCGAGGCTTCGGCATCGCTTCGGCGctggagggagaggcagagtccccaagtgccacctgTCACCTCCGGGAGTGGCAGCTCAGCTTCCCCGAGGGACGGGAGTTGCAGAGGAGCCCGTCAGGATCATCCCGCTGcgggctcctggcagggactgcaagagcaggagaggaggaaatgtTACACGGGGAGACgcttttcccaaaggaaaag CCATCCCCCCAGGATTTCGCCATTCCGCAGCTCGGAGTCGGGCTGGCCCCTCTGAAATCCCTTCTCcagacagctgcagctgctgtaaatCCCACCCGGGGCTCCCGAGCTGTAACACAGGAGGGAAGGTGAGGGAAGGTGAGCAGCCaggctccccctccccagctcccagccccgcaGAGGTGCGGCCCTTCCCGGCTCTCAG GGGCCGCGTTACAAAAGTCTGGGTCCGGAGCGAGTCGCAGTTTCCCACAGTCGCCAGCCAATCCGAGCGTGCCCGGGACAATGGGAAAGCATCCATTACAGCATGGCAAATTGCCTGTGAATTGCCTGGGGATAATACCCCGCTCCCAAAGGAGCAGGTGGGCCGGGGAGTGTGGGACACAATAGGGTTTGGCATCGCGGCGCTGGGCAGGGAACGTGGGAAAGCGTTGCCCGTCATTATCATCCGGCTTCTGCCTGATGTTGGGAACCTCGACATCTCAAtgtgctgccttttcccaggCTGCCTTGAAATGAAGCACAGAAGACTGATCCCAGGAAGAGATAATGCTCTGCGCCCCAAAGAGAGGTTGAAAAGGGAAAGATGCAGAATTAGAGGGACTAAACCCTTTCATTGA